AACTGCAAAACCTGTATGgtgtttttgtaatttgttattttatctCCTTGGAATGATCTGATATGTATAGTGTATTCACTCGGAGACATGTAGATAAGTAGTTTCTTATAAATGATTCAGCACAGCATTATATTTCAGAGATTTGGAAGTAGCTGTCCCATTTCTGTATCAAATACTATTAATGGTCTTAGTTTCTCCATTACTTAATACTAATTTTAACAGGACATGGATACTGTCTGAAAGACATTTCATACTCAAGTTCATTATATATATTTGTTTCTAAATCCTTTGttatataaaaacaatattttataaaaatgctaCAGGAACAGTCACAGTAATATGCTTTTCTGTGATCAGTAGCTCTGTCCTATCAAAGAATGTACAGAATttgtattattagtattattattattgatgtccAATTCCATGACCACTTATGCTGGACATCTTAAAAACAATGATTACTCTGGGACATTAGACAATCTCATTCCATGCCAAGTTTTAGATTGTTACAGTTCCAGCAAAGCTGCAAAACAGACTAGAATTTATTTGCACACAATATAATACCAGGAACACCTTAAACTGCCCCCAAGAGCCAAATAATTCATTTCTGGGGGGTTGAATATATTTCTGACCAAATAAGTGTTTTTCAGAAATGTTAGTTTACTTACAGTGTTTATTTCATATCAATACTGAAACACCACAAAAATATATGGTAATTTAATAAAAATCTGCAGCTACAACCGAAGCAGAACATGCTTTAACCACTCTTGAAACAAATGCAGCTACAACATAGATTTAACGACATGCATTAAAACAGTTAAGATATATGGTAGTTTCTGTCGTGTGTATTAAAAATATCTATATAATAACTCAAGCATTTTCTATCacagattaaaattttaaaacagtatGTCCCAAAAGATGAAAGGGATAactaaaatacatttatttttaaatgcagCCAAATCCTATCTCTTAAATTTTGGATACAACATAATTAAACATTAGAGACCTCAAGAGTATGAATTAGTAATAAAAAGGGTGATCGCTAGTGCATAACACCTATGTCTCACCACTCAACATCTTGCTTTCCATGAATGGATGTTCACTTGGTTTTTCAGAAAGGCAGAAAGGAAGACATGGAGATGTAACAGAGACGTGGCAGCATGGTCATGGTCTTAAGTCATCTGCATGTGTGTGGGGTTGTGGGCAGTGAAAACCATGAAGAGACTACATTAACAGTGTATAATCCTTTACATTAAACTAAGTTGTTTCAAATACGTGCAAATACAAGAGAACTGTATGTTGTATATAACTCAATGAGATATAGTAGTTCATTTGTTAAGACACAATCTCAGAATCAGGAAGATGGTGGCTCGTGCTATCACCATACCGATTTATGTTTTCCTAAACCACTTCAGACAAATTCCATTATGATTCTTTCAACTTAACTGTGGCCGAATATTTTTCTTGTCCTCTTCTCATTAAACACGTGTGTATTTTCATCACTGTATATATGAcatatgttttctttgtattaAGCTGACATATACCATATATTTTTGAATGATCCTTAGATGTCTAAATTACTGACACCagcataaaaaatattttacaagcAAGGGTCAGACCATGGACACGGCACCAGAGGACAGCTGAGATGGATGTGGACAGTGCTAGAGCTGCCCCTGCCAGGCACAGACCACAGACGGAGCACCTGATGTGACGAGAAGCACAAACTGAGCACCTAGCACcatccaggcataaatactggacttcATCCACCCAAGGACCTGTCTCAgggagcacctgaagaagacagtggCTCATGCCATACAAACACCCGATGCGAACAACAAGCCTAAGACCTGATTATTCAACATGTCAACATAATAAGAGGCTCTCTTTTATTTAATATATGTAAGTCATgattaaaacaacaaaaacaagaacTAACTTTAACTCCAAAACTCAGTTACTGTCTAGTCATTCACCTGAATCTGAGAAAAAGCATTCACATAGTAGTTTTTTATCTTTGGGGCTGTGGAAAATAAAGATGATCATCACATAATACTGGCTCATCTGAAAAATACCTTGAATATTTTGTGAATCAGGCTGGCAGCATATCTACAAGTAACAAACTGACCTGGTCTCTTCACATTAGTTACTGTAGAGAAAGGAATAGTGGCTGTAAGGTAGTGTGAGCCAATGGCAATGGCTGTTGACAGAGATGTTCAGGAATGTGGGAAAACATTATAGTGCTATTAGAAACTGACTGCTGATTATCTGCAGAGCCCACATGAAAATTCATATCTGGAGTTGAAAATGTGGGAGACCAATGGCAATCCTTATAAAGCATTGTGAAGGATGCTACAAAAAGACAGGTGGCAAGCAAGGTTGTGAGAGACGGAAAGACCCATGTTTCAACAGCTACATTAGAAAGTTACTACAAAAGCAGATAGTTTTACCCAATGTTTGAATAAAGACAGAGTTTTGTTAAAAAACATAATCTGAATGAAGTTAAAACGggagtaagaagagcaagactagAAGTCAATGAATTAAAAGCTATATGAGGTTAGGGGGAGGAGAAGGGATAGGGGTAGGGGAATGAAAAAGTAAGGGAATGAGAAAGGTTAGGATTTTACATCCTATTGAGGAGACTGATCACACGTTCAGATGTGACAAGGATGAAGAAGGCAATATGAGCAAGTACTATCCAGTAAATACTGcattttcagtctggaaccgcgtgaccgctacggtcacaggttcgaatcctgcctcgggcatggatgtgtgtgatgtccttaggttagttaggtttaagtagttctaagttctaggggactgatgaccacagatgttaagtcccatagtgctcagatccatttgaaccatttgaaatactgcATTCCTTGActtaaaaaaacattaaatacactgttgttctgTGGGAAACAAAGAATGAGGCAATGAAATGTTGGAACTGCCTTGTGACTAAACAGTAGGTTTTCAAACAGAAATCAGCTTGTCACTCTCAATAGAAAGAAATCTTCAGATATGGAAGATGTTTTAGGTGCACCTCTACAGGACTATAGAGATGGGTTTGTTATTGCTTGTGGTatgcactgatgagccgaaacattatgcccATTGCCCACTGAGAGACTAGTCGCCACCTCATGGCATTGGGGGCCCATGACACaataaggaaagtatgtaagttGAGTACAGATGAAACGGAATTCTAAtgatgatatgggctgcaaatggagaacaTCGGGCTCCACAACAGATGACCCCTACGTGTTCCATGTTGACCCAAGGACTCCAATAATTTCAATTGCAGTGGCTTTGGAATCATTATGATTGGACCATGaatcagtggaaacacgttgcctgattggatgaatcatgtttcttgttacaccaggttgatggtTATTTCCAGATATGCCATCGCCCAGGCAAATGGCTGCTCTACTATTTGGTATTTCTTTTTCTGTTGACATACATCTGTGTCTCACTTACAGAACTAATTTTCCCAGTCAGTGTACCATGAAACTACACTATACACTCACAAATAATCAAGTTCGAGATAGCTGCTGAGAGAGTTAACTCTTGTCTTCATGGTGAACAGAATAGTTGTGTGTGTCACGTGACCGAGATGCTGTCGGACCTAGCACTGATTGTCATGGTGACAGTCTAGCATGGGATGGACAGGACACAGAATATCAGCACATTGGATTGTGTCGTATGATGGATGGCTTATGCACGGGATACTGCACTACCAATGTCTTGCAGCCACTAATCATCTTATATGTCACAATCAGTACCCATATTCACAGAAAAACCCCTCAGATAACATCAATAGCTGTGGGCAATATGTTCACGACCAGAGTCAGCATCGAACACTATGTACTGTAACAGCACATAGCTGAGTCACAGTTCAGCAAATCACTTATAAACTTAATGCCCTACAACTGGTGAAGAGCCGTACCATCAACACCATATCCTTACTATGGAGCGTGGAAGAAACCTAACCTCCCCATGTATGTCACCTAAGGAACACATTAGCAGAAAGAACTCGATTTGTTAGAATGGCACTATCTTGACAGATGGTAGTGGTATACTCAAACAGGAGTGATTACAGAGGATGAAACATGTCTTTTGATACATCTGGTATCATCCCTCAGCAGCAGATAATTCAAGAATCTACTATTTGATCATATTTTCCCTCCACCTGTACACTAAGAAACCCACTGTACTAGCCCCTCTCTCCTGCATTATATGAAAGTGTTCTGAGGAACACTGCAGGGATGTAATGTCTATTCAACACATCAGTCCTACAGACAGCTTCAAGCAAAATGTGAAAGTCTCTTGAGCTATTGGCTGTGGCTGACCTATCATGGATCAGGATGGCTTTGcaactgtttttgttttgtgtatcACTGTCCTCATCAATCTGGGTGAAAGGAGTGTTACACACTACTAAGCAGGTGTGTGTAATGTAAGAGAAAATATTACGGACTTACAGCTAAATTTATATTTCTGATAGTCTTCAAAAATTTTTTGCTAGATATggtctgtgagacaagttttatttCAGTAAACTTGCCACATATTACTTCTTAAACACAATGGTCATTTCCTTTTCCTGAAGAATATGGCAACAATATCCTTCACTCACACTTCAAAATCAATTTTTACACATATATGTATCAAATATACTTTACAATTGAATGTTCTTATTTTCTCCAATTGAAGTGTCTTCTTTTCTTGATGTGTTACATTGCTAGCAAATGAGTATCAAGCAAGCACAATATTGCAGTAGCACTAACACCTATTTTAACGAAATTGGAGAGAAGGAAGATAAGAGCTTAATACTCTGTTGAATATGAGTTTGTTAGAAATAGAGCATATTCTGGGATTGGATAAGAATGGAGAAGGGAACCATCAACCTTGTGCTTTTCTACCAACCTGTCCTAGCTAATGCTAGCAATGTttaaacattttacatctttataaaAATGTTCCATTTCTTTCATGTTGGTCCTATGTATgccaaaggaaatttgtaaagttaTACCAATGTGCTTGTGAGAAAAATACTGCTGTTCAAGAGACCTGTCATTTTGAAGAGACATATATTTGGTCATACTGAAGTATCATAAAATTAACCTGAAAAGTTCATAATTAGTAACTGCTTCTAAAGTAGGGATGGAAGTCTGAAACATCAGATACAAATTTGGCTGTTTTTTGCCTCGGGAATCAATAAAATGTATAGTAATATAGCAATCAATCATTACTGATGTGCAAATAATTTCTCTCCACAGACGTAAAACTGCAGTCTAAATAGCTAACAAGGAAGTTCAATTCATGGTGTAAATCATATGAAGTACTTTTAAGAAGGATATTTTCATAATCCAGTGTAAGAGGAAAGTTTTATCTATGGTGAACTTTTTGTTTACTcccaccctacacacacacacacacacacacacacacacacacacacacacacacacacacacacacttgaacgtCCAAAACGTAACATGACTACAAgagcagaaaacaaaaattcaatgaaaacatttgcacttacggtTTCGGTGCAGTTTGAAGAAATCAGCAATCTGTAAATTAAGTCGTTTTGAAACAACTTCTGCATCAGGATCaacatcttcataatcatcatcgtcatcatcatcattgtcaacatcatcatcatcatcatcgtcgtcatacaGATCCCCATCATCGTCATCATAcagatcaccatcatcatcatcattatcaccagtACCATTGTTATCATAATCATATTCAGATCCATCACTTGAATACACGAAAATTTTTCTTGCAAAAGCAACATTCTTCCGAAAAGTGTAATTCTGCTGTACTCTCATATAATCTGCAATTCCACATAAACGCGCAACCAATTTTGGAGATTCTGTGCGCTGTGATGTACTGCATGTTGCCTCTGATGTATTCTGTTCATTAGATGGTTTGGCGGAATCCTGACAATTTTCTGATTCTGTTTCTGTGGCTGTTTGGTCAACCTTACGCTTTTTTATATCTGATTCCTCTGTTGTGTGATTTGGCAAGGAATCTGAATCTGCTGAACGCTTTGCTCGCTTCTTTTTAATGGCAAGATCACTAGATTCATCTGTTTTATGTTCATTATCGGAACCTTGTGAGGTTGCAGTACATGACAATCCATTTGATGAATGATTTGGAGGAGCTTTTAGAAAATGTTTCTTATTACTCTGTAATCTGCAGTGAGTACGGGCACCTACTTTGGCTTTTTTACCATTTGTGCTGCTCCGTATGTGCCTTTTTAAAATAGGTAACCGGGTCTTCTTTCTCAATGGTTCGGCTCCACAAGAATTATATTCTACATCATCTAATGCTCTTTTCAGTGAACTCATGCACATTTCCTTCTGTAAATCTGAAGTATCTGAAAAGGCAAGGAATAACTTTCATTACATCTCTGTTATACATTATTTTAATTAATACATTAAAGGAAATACTAGTTTTCCACTTCACATGTTGGATTAAAAAGCAGGAAACTGGTATGtgattaaatttaaatagttgcatAATATCAAAATGTGTTTCCTTTTTGATATTACTGTTACAGCCTGTCatgcactaacagaaaatttagttggttggttgatttggggtgaTGGGACCAAACAGTGATGACATCAGTCCTGTcaaattagggaagtatggggaaggaagtcggccatgccctttcaaaggaaccatcccggcatttgcctaaagcaatttagggaaatcatggaaaacctaaatcaggatggctcgaTGCGAGTTTGAAGCACCATCTTTCTGAACACCAGTTTGTGGTTCTGTCAACAAAGTAAAACACTCTACACCGGTGGTATGCGGCGTTGCATGTGGCTACTTCACTGGGTAGCTTTCCTAATCAGCAGCCCATACGGGTAAACCAACTGCGACTTTACCCGATTCTGTTCAAGTCTTAGGGTAACTAGGTTATGCACATCTCTGTTTAAAATTAGTAGTTCAGTAACATGATAGGGTCGAGCTGATCGTCTGCTTCCATTCTCAACAGCCAACTCCCAACAAATAAAAAACTGTAGCTGTGGTCCTGCAGTCAAAAAGTCTATACTTTGACTAGAATTgcaaattaacaaaataaacagaatattaaataaaagataagtgaATAACTTAATAAAAAAGAGTTCTATTCTAACATCAGTAACTGATGTAGACATTATCAGAGAAttttgttgaataatgtttattaagAAAGTAAATCACAAATACACGGAACCACAAATACACGGAAAGTGGTCTTAAAATAACCAGTTATAATACGGACAAAAAATAATCTTACCAGATGGAGAAAATTTGTATTGAGAGTGTTATGAGTATggtagcaaaattcccaagctaAACTGTCATCCAAGACAGCCAAAAAACTAAATCCATTTCATGATCACAATAAATGAAATATTTGCAAGctcaaaataattcagagttcaaTATGACAATTTACACAATAACACACAAGAGATAACAAGTaaaaactcatactctgtctattctcaaTTCCATAACGCAAGCTGATAAGTTAAAGGGTTCTGCACTGGAGCACACAACGACCTCACAAAAGTTAGGGTCCCttcaaaaattaaaagtattgTAGCAGCTGTGCACTGCCCAGAATCTATCACCCACATGACCGAATATCACACTACATCCACAGGCAGGTCTACCTTCCTTAATCACTCCTCTCAGTGCACCACTCTAACAGTGTCTGTCTCCACTTTACTCCAGTTGTGTTCTGCCACTGCCTAAttctcattggctgaaggccatccccaccaaaatacATAGTTTGAAAATTCTACAGACATTATTCTGACTCAACATGACCACTTTCTGCATTAAACTTATACATTACAAcaatattaaaataaaagaaatgttatacaCATTTGTCCACAATTAGACCATtcacaaataatatttttgttgtaggtgttcttggtgatatattgtgctctagtcaatttgtttattctgttacgCCATGTTGTcttttcattgaggttatatgttatgatttctcccagatatttaaatttatctacaattttgatttcttggtttcctatggcaattttgtttatgagtggtgggtcagttaacatgatgactgttttttcaaaAGATAATCCAAGACCAATTTTTtgtgctatttcctgtagtgagataacttgttgtttgatttcctgaatactgttggacaagagagcaaggtcatcagcaaatcccagacaatttaaacttatgttgtctttgggtcttccaatttggatgttctttcggttagtcttgtaccattccctcattatgtattctaAAGCACGGTTGAACAGCAGGCGTGCCAAGCAATCTCTCTGTCTTAAACCTGTTTTTACGATGAATGATTCAGAGAGTTCACCCCTGAACttgacttttgatacagtgttggttaaggtgaTTTCTATCAATCTGATTAATTTTGGTTGGAGCccgaaatttcttaagatttttaacaCTGAAGGTCTACGGATGCAGTCATACGCTTTTTtaaaagtccacgaaggttattagaagaggtttatttcgtttcttgtaatatgctatggctaattttaaagtgatgatctgttctgcacagtTTCTCCAACGTCTGAGGCCTCCTTGGTATTCACCTAATTCTTCCTCTAGTTGCTCTTTGATCCTCTTGTATagattctggagaaaatcttgtatgtgcagtctaagaCAGAGATACCATGGTAATTATCTGGGTTGCTTTAATATGTAACTGTGATTTACTGTAGTACTTCTAAGAGTTGTAAGTAGCCATATTTTAGATGGTCTGACACTCCACCTTTTTTTGGTGCATCATCTGTTCTCAGCTGAACAACCAATGACCATCCAAATTGCATGCATTGGCAATTTTCACATTTCCGGCCATGTTAACTGCCTTTGTATCTGTGCCAGACGATACCAGATGCTTTGCTGGACTGGCTGTGGTGCACCTTGGGCCCTCTGGCTAGCACTCCACAGCACAAACAAATTCACATCAACTCATACCAATTCTAAGCAGCTGATTAACTCACTACATACACATAAAGTTAAAGGTATTggcaaactggtctcttgttgggagaaatgtgtttgtcactggggtgactatgttgagaaatacgtAAGTAGAcctgaagagtaaagatgtagaatgttcatTTCAAGAACGGGTTACAATAGTTGTTTGGGTGGTTTCACTGTGACATTCTTTATGTTTTCCAGCTTAAAAGGAAAATGGGATTTGTTTTTAACTGATGTGTTTTACCATATATCCAGTGATGATAGTTTATGACCGAAACCAGTAGAAGATGTAGGGTTCTCAAttgatgaaaacattaaataaCATAATATTGTGTTGAGAAATGACTATACAGGTGTTGAGGTTGACATTAGTAATAACTTCCTGAATACTTTTAGCATAGTACAAATGGAAACACTGCTTCTAGGCCATCAAAAAGTTCAGCATCAATCTTAGACCATGTACTTACAGATACTGATAGGAAAAATTGTATAGTATTTATAAAAGATGATGGCATTTCTGATCATTACTGCCAGACAGTAAGGCTAAAGAAAGGCTTGGTAAAACCTGCAAAACAGCAAGACTGCAAATGGATTTCTCAGAGTGCAAGTTACATACTTTTCTAGGCACTTGGAAACAAATCTGAGATGCACTGTATATAGAAAACAATGTAGATGTGAAGTTCTCTGAATTATGCGcactgtttatatttatttttgagGAAGTATTTCTAAAAGTAGCCACTTTGACAGCAGTGATCAAGGACAATAGATGGATACCTGTGAGTA
This portion of the Schistocerca serialis cubense isolate TAMUIC-IGC-003099 chromosome 3, iqSchSeri2.2, whole genome shotgun sequence genome encodes:
- the LOC126470571 gene encoding myb-like protein O isoform X4; the encoded protein is MSVYMMGVVRCRIDTSDLQKEMCMSSLKRALDDVEYNSCGAEPLRKKTRLPILKRHIRSSTNGKKAKVGARTHCRLQSNKKHFLKAPPNHSSNGLSCTATSQGSDNEHKTDESSDLAIKKKRAKRSADSDSLPNHTTEESDIKKRKVDQTATETESENCQDSAKPSNEQNTSEATCSTSQRTESPKLVARLCGIADYMRVQQNYTFRKNVAFARKIFVYSSDGSEYDYDNNGTGDNDDDDGDLYDDDDGDLYDDDDDDDDVDNDDDDDDDYEDVDPDAEVVSKRLNLQIADFFKLHRNREPSALNASKPQSGEVRATEQRQTTTFGIGLFCI
- the LOC126470571 gene encoding myb-like protein O isoform X1; protein product: MSVYMMGVVRCRIDTSDLQKEMCMSSLKRALDDVEYNSCGAEPLRKKTRLPILKRHIRSSTNGKKAKVGARTHCRLQSNKKHFLKAPPNHSSNGLSCTATSQGSDNEHKTDESSDLAIKKKRAKRSADSDSLPNHTTEESDIKKRKVDQTATETESENCQDSAKPSNEQNTSEATCSTSQRTESPKLVARLCGIADYMRVQQNYTFRKNVAFARKIFVYSSDGSEYDYDNNGTGDNDDDDGDLYDDDDGDLYDDDDDDDDVDNDDDDDDDYEDVDPDAEVVSKRLNLQIADFFKLHRNREPSALNASKPQSGEVRATEQRQTTTFGIGLFYDPTLPGGSGAAAAAAAAAAAAVAAGFEHDENGNDAEEFDRASAASNNLKHGIPW
- the LOC126470571 gene encoding myb-like protein O isoform X2 codes for the protein MANKLSGDVKDTSDLQKEMCMSSLKRALDDVEYNSCGAEPLRKKTRLPILKRHIRSSTNGKKAKVGARTHCRLQSNKKHFLKAPPNHSSNGLSCTATSQGSDNEHKTDESSDLAIKKKRAKRSADSDSLPNHTTEESDIKKRKVDQTATETESENCQDSAKPSNEQNTSEATCSTSQRTESPKLVARLCGIADYMRVQQNYTFRKNVAFARKIFVYSSDGSEYDYDNNGTGDNDDDDGDLYDDDDGDLYDDDDDDDDVDNDDDDDDDYEDVDPDAEVVSKRLNLQIADFFKLHRNREPSALNASKPQSGEVRATEQRQTTTFGIGLFYDPTLPGGSGAAAAAAAAAAAAVAAGFEHDENGNDAEEFDRASAASNNLKHGIPW
- the LOC126470571 gene encoding myb-like protein O isoform X3; the encoded protein is MSVYMMGVVRCRIDTSDLQKEMCMSSLKRALDDVEYNSCGAEPLRKKTRLPILKRHIRSSTNGKKAKVGARTHCRLQSNKKHFLKAPPNHSSNGLSCTATSQGSDNEHKTDESSDLAIKKKRAKRSADSDSLPNHTTEESDIKKRKVDQTATETESENCQDSAKPSNEQNTSEATCSTSQRTESPKLVARLCGIADYMRVQQNYTFRKNVAFARKIFVYSSDGSEYDYDNNGTGDNDDDDGDLYDDDDGDLYDDDDDDDDVDNDDDDDDDYEDVDPDAEVVSKRLNLQIADFFKLHRNREPSALNASKPQSGEVRATEQRQTTTFGIGLFCKQPIINTYFN